In Bombus fervidus isolate BK054 chromosome 11, iyBomFerv1, whole genome shotgun sequence, a single genomic region encodes these proteins:
- the Coq5 gene encoding ubiquinone biosynthesis protein COQ3, mitochondrial isoform X3, giving the protein MYMLLLLKYCRKMEKRRLFLNFTKNKRITLVFEKCFSDATATNNNEKTTHFGFKTVKESDKVKEVYTVFEKVANSYDQMNDAMSFGIHRIWKDIFIQRLGPTHGTKLLDSAGGTGDITFRYLNYLKNTPNYQDVKSSVTVCDINKNMLDVGKVRARKLGWTDQNNFSIDWKQCDAEKLPFEDDSYNAYTIAFGIRNVTHIGKVLSEAYRVLTPGGCFMCLEFSHVDNSILKWLYDQYSFQIIPVLGTLIAGEWQPYQYLVESIRKFPKQEEFKLPHRLLQ; this is encoded by the exons atgtatatgttgttattgttaaaatattgcaGAAAGATGGAGAAACGAagactttttttaaatttcacaaaaaataaaagaattactcTCGTGTTTGAGAAATGTTTCTCGGATGCCACCGCAACTAATAATAATGAGAAAACAACACATTTTGGATTCAAAACTGTCAAAGAAAGTGATAAAGTGAAAGAAg TATATACAGTTTTTGAGAAGGTAGCAAATTCGTACGATCAAATGAATGATGCTATGAGTTTTGGAATTCATCGCATTTGGAAAGATATATTCATTCAAAGGCTTGGACCAACTCATGGCACCAAATTATTAGATTCGGCTGGTGGTACAGGAGATATTACATtcagatatttaaattatttaaagaatacCCCTAATTACCAAGATGTAAAAAGTTCTGTAACAGTTTGTGATATAAATAAGAACATGTTAGACGTTGGTAAAGTAAGAGCAAGAAAATTAGGATGGACagatcaaaataattttagtattGATTGGAAACAATGCGATGCAGAAAAGCTTCCTTTCGAGGACGATTCATATAATGCTTACACAATAGCCTTTGGAATAAGAAATGTAACGCATATTGGAAAG GTACTTTCTGAAGCATACAGAGTATTGACTCCAGGTGGTTGTTTTATGTGTTTAGAATTCAGTCATGTAGATAATAGTATTTTGAAATG gcTCTATGATCAATATTCATTTCAAATAATACCTGTGTTGGGTACACTCATAGCAGGAGAATGGCAGCCCTATCAATATCTTGTCGAGAGTATTAGAAAATTCCCAAAGCAAGAAGAATTTAAA CTTCCTCATCGGTTATTACAATAA
- the Coq5 gene encoding ubiquinone biosynthesis protein COQ3, mitochondrial isoform X2, with amino-acid sequence MEKRRLFLNFTKNKRITLVFEKCFSDATATNNNEKTTHFGFKTVKESDKVKEVYTVFEKVANSYDQMNDAMSFGIHRIWKDIFIQRLGPTHGTKLLDSAGGTGDITFRYLNYLKNTPNYQDVKSSVTVCDINKNMLDVGKVRARKLGWTDQNNFSIDWKQCDAEKLPFEDDSYNAYTIAFGIRNVTHIGKVLSEAYRVLTPGGCFMCLEFSHVDNSILKWLYDQYSFQIIPVLGTLIAGEWQPYQYLVESIRKFPKQEEFKDMIEVAGFRNVTYENLNSGIVAIHSGFKL; translated from the exons ATGGAGAAACGAagactttttttaaatttcacaaaaaataaaagaattactcTCGTGTTTGAGAAATGTTTCTCGGATGCCACCGCAACTAATAATAATGAGAAAACAACACATTTTGGATTCAAAACTGTCAAAGAAAGTGATAAAGTGAAAGAAg TATATACAGTTTTTGAGAAGGTAGCAAATTCGTACGATCAAATGAATGATGCTATGAGTTTTGGAATTCATCGCATTTGGAAAGATATATTCATTCAAAGGCTTGGACCAACTCATGGCACCAAATTATTAGATTCGGCTGGTGGTACAGGAGATATTACATtcagatatttaaattatttaaagaatacCCCTAATTACCAAGATGTAAAAAGTTCTGTAACAGTTTGTGATATAAATAAGAACATGTTAGACGTTGGTAAAGTAAGAGCAAGAAAATTAGGATGGACagatcaaaataattttagtattGATTGGAAACAATGCGATGCAGAAAAGCTTCCTTTCGAGGACGATTCATATAATGCTTACACAATAGCCTTTGGAATAAGAAATGTAACGCATATTGGAAAG GTACTTTCTGAAGCATACAGAGTATTGACTCCAGGTGGTTGTTTTATGTGTTTAGAATTCAGTCATGTAGATAATAGTATTTTGAAATG gcTCTATGATCAATATTCATTTCAAATAATACCTGTGTTGGGTACACTCATAGCAGGAGAATGGCAGCCCTATCAATATCTTGTCGAGAGTATTAGAAAATTCCCAAAGCAAGAAGAATTTAAA GACATGATTGAAGTAGCAGGTTTTAGAAATGTAACGTATGAAAATCTAAATAGCGGTATAGTAGCTATTCATTCgggttttaaattataa
- the Coq5 gene encoding ubiquinone biosynthesis protein COQ3, mitochondrial isoform X1, with translation MYMLLLLKYCRKMEKRRLFLNFTKNKRITLVFEKCFSDATATNNNEKTTHFGFKTVKESDKVKEVYTVFEKVANSYDQMNDAMSFGIHRIWKDIFIQRLGPTHGTKLLDSAGGTGDITFRYLNYLKNTPNYQDVKSSVTVCDINKNMLDVGKVRARKLGWTDQNNFSIDWKQCDAEKLPFEDDSYNAYTIAFGIRNVTHIGKVLSEAYRVLTPGGCFMCLEFSHVDNSILKWLYDQYSFQIIPVLGTLIAGEWQPYQYLVESIRKFPKQEEFKDMIEVAGFRNVTYENLNSGIVAIHSGFKL, from the exons atgtatatgttgttattgttaaaatattgcaGAAAGATGGAGAAACGAagactttttttaaatttcacaaaaaataaaagaattactcTCGTGTTTGAGAAATGTTTCTCGGATGCCACCGCAACTAATAATAATGAGAAAACAACACATTTTGGATTCAAAACTGTCAAAGAAAGTGATAAAGTGAAAGAAg TATATACAGTTTTTGAGAAGGTAGCAAATTCGTACGATCAAATGAATGATGCTATGAGTTTTGGAATTCATCGCATTTGGAAAGATATATTCATTCAAAGGCTTGGACCAACTCATGGCACCAAATTATTAGATTCGGCTGGTGGTACAGGAGATATTACATtcagatatttaaattatttaaagaatacCCCTAATTACCAAGATGTAAAAAGTTCTGTAACAGTTTGTGATATAAATAAGAACATGTTAGACGTTGGTAAAGTAAGAGCAAGAAAATTAGGATGGACagatcaaaataattttagtattGATTGGAAACAATGCGATGCAGAAAAGCTTCCTTTCGAGGACGATTCATATAATGCTTACACAATAGCCTTTGGAATAAGAAATGTAACGCATATTGGAAAG GTACTTTCTGAAGCATACAGAGTATTGACTCCAGGTGGTTGTTTTATGTGTTTAGAATTCAGTCATGTAGATAATAGTATTTTGAAATG gcTCTATGATCAATATTCATTTCAAATAATACCTGTGTTGGGTACACTCATAGCAGGAGAATGGCAGCCCTATCAATATCTTGTCGAGAGTATTAGAAAATTCCCAAAGCAAGAAGAATTTAAA GACATGATTGAAGTAGCAGGTTTTAGAAATGTAACGTATGAAAATCTAAATAGCGGTATAGTAGCTATTCATTCgggttttaaattataa
- the LOC139992254 gene encoding transmembrane ascorbate-dependent reductase CYB561 isoform X1, which yields MSTNYPYVYQICLDMEQITEPRVNLEGFRPLVIVMEIVGAILIILVAVWCGNYRGGFAWNSNPTLEFNWHPLLMVIGFVFLYANGMLIYRTQRNNRKRRLKLIHAGIMMLIVALVVISLVAVFDSHNLQPKPIPNMYSLHSWVGLTSVILFCCQWLAGFLSFLYPGLQLPLRASYMPIHVYFGIAGFVGVIASCLLGLNEKAFFALGNNYPNLVDEAILINVIGLMLVVFGGLAVYLVSQERYKRLPRAEDEALVGSRAQ from the exons ATGTCAACAAATTATCCATACGTATACCAGATATGTTTAG ACATGGAGCAAATTACAGAACCACGTGTGAATCTGGAGGGTTTTAGACCGCTCGTCATTGTAATGGAAATCGTCGGAGCAATACTGATAATTCTAGTTGCAGTTTGGTGCGGCAATTATAGAGGTGGTTTTGCTTGGAATTCTAATCCAACGTTAGAATTCAATTGGCATCCTCTTTTAATGGTTATTGgattcgtatttctatatgccaaTG GTATGTTAATATATAGGACACaaagaaataatcgaaaaCGAAGATTGAAACTAATTCATGCAGGCATAATGATGTTAATTGTTGCATTAGTTGTAATTTCTCTTGTGGCTGTGTTTGACAGCCACAACTTGCAACCGAAACCAATTCCAAACATGTACAGTCTTCATAGTTGGGTTGGGCTCACTagcgtaattttattttgctgcCAG TGGCTTGCCGGATTTCTATCTTTCCTGTATCCAGGATTACAACTTCCATTACGGGCTTCTTACATGCCAATTCACGTATACTTTGGAATCGCAGGATTCGTTGGTGTAATTGCTTCCTGTCTTTTAGGCCTCAATGAAAAAGCATTTTTTGCTCTAGG aaataattaTCCAAACCTTGTTGACGAAGcgatattaattaatgtaatCGGACTTATGTTAGTCGTTTTTGGTGGATTAGCAGTTTATTTGGTATCACAAGAACGTTACAAACGTTTACCTAGAGCAGAAGACGAAGCATTAGTTGGTAGCAGAGCACAGTAA
- the LOC139992254 gene encoding transmembrane ascorbate-dependent reductase CYB561 isoform X2, whose translation MEQITEPRVNLEGFRPLVIVMEIVGAILIILVAVWCGNYRGGFAWNSNPTLEFNWHPLLMVIGFVFLYANGMLIYRTQRNNRKRRLKLIHAGIMMLIVALVVISLVAVFDSHNLQPKPIPNMYSLHSWVGLTSVILFCCQWLAGFLSFLYPGLQLPLRASYMPIHVYFGIAGFVGVIASCLLGLNEKAFFALGNNYPNLVDEAILINVIGLMLVVFGGLAVYLVSQERYKRLPRAEDEALVGSRAQ comes from the exons ATGGAGCAAATTACAGAACCACGTGTGAATCTGGAGGGTTTTAGACCGCTCGTCATTGTAATGGAAATCGTCGGAGCAATACTGATAATTCTAGTTGCAGTTTGGTGCGGCAATTATAGAGGTGGTTTTGCTTGGAATTCTAATCCAACGTTAGAATTCAATTGGCATCCTCTTTTAATGGTTATTGgattcgtatttctatatgccaaTG GTATGTTAATATATAGGACACaaagaaataatcgaaaaCGAAGATTGAAACTAATTCATGCAGGCATAATGATGTTAATTGTTGCATTAGTTGTAATTTCTCTTGTGGCTGTGTTTGACAGCCACAACTTGCAACCGAAACCAATTCCAAACATGTACAGTCTTCATAGTTGGGTTGGGCTCACTagcgtaattttattttgctgcCAG TGGCTTGCCGGATTTCTATCTTTCCTGTATCCAGGATTACAACTTCCATTACGGGCTTCTTACATGCCAATTCACGTATACTTTGGAATCGCAGGATTCGTTGGTGTAATTGCTTCCTGTCTTTTAGGCCTCAATGAAAAAGCATTTTTTGCTCTAGG aaataattaTCCAAACCTTGTTGACGAAGcgatattaattaatgtaatCGGACTTATGTTAGTCGTTTTTGGTGGATTAGCAGTTTATTTGGTATCACAAGAACGTTACAAACGTTTACCTAGAGCAGAAGACGAAGCATTAGTTGGTAGCAGAGCACAGTAA
- the LOC139992247 gene encoding uncharacterized protein has protein sequence MPWTCAVPNCRTNKDKRNEKVSVFIVKNENFGAKWAALIPGIERLRMGQRICEKHFEERYIIREYIKYDNNGKIIAQVPLKRTRLRPGAVPTIFDGYPLQSRSRSRSPQQDIQDVIRHTTRKYARFYTDHTYAVQEPAKCSKSTTKEEVTASNTAKCSESTIREQEAIASNRAKYSKSTIKEEEEEEEEEEEEEEVSASSTIKYARSTTTVEGVSASSTAKSVTKEKEANISTIVLEKHQNEVQEILQLKSINQDEFVNNDVERCVNQNNESSAIVSMDFDSGVPSHYSINSSIMSSVKSDVNIDCSINNTMRPESFVTVTKAEDNLKMLHFTSSGFPFITVMFDSIGFNFESQQDDTFENNASLKIPKPWIVGNSKVGDEEALLFTYAIRVNDCGKEKHIFAKSVLVTGSRKIIYEIYMTPVDVLAAKLPRILTKITMLPEILKKFKDLRTCKGITSTGLDTIRANTALKNCIGTDWRHADCSILSIMSERCNSCKKYSNTLSQKIRRMKKRTVIKRVTTSLNPFDEMKLKTMREKIKYKDARVNRMKDKLKRTTDLIVNQQKKACMICMTDSDLDKISKNQKLVIQEIISAAKTKDPKGRRYTDEFIMMCMLMNIKSQSYYEFLRKNEIIPLPCARTIRDYMSQMGTKRGFDEKFVKLLKESQCPDP, from the exons ATGCCATGGACATGTGCTGTGCCTAATTGTAGGACAAATAAAGATAAACGTAATGAAAAAGTATCTGTTTTCatagtgaaaaatgaaaattttggtGCAAAATGGGCAGCATTGATTCCCGGAATAGAACGTTTGCGAATGGGTCAGCGAATATGCGAAAAACATTTTGAAGAACGTTACATAATTAGAGAATATATCAAGTACGATAATAATGGGAAAATTATAGCTCAG gTACCATTAAAACGTACGCGTTTACGACCAGGAGCTGTACCTACAATATTTGATGGATATCCATTACAATCTCGATCGAGATCAAGAAGCCCACAACAAGACATACAAGACGTAATAAGACACACAACGAGGAAATACGCCAGATTTTATACAGACCATACATATGCAGTACAAGAAC CAGCAAAATGTTCAAAGTCAACAACTAAAGAGGAAGTAACCGCAAGTAATACAGCAAAGTGTTCCGAGTCAACGATTAGGGAACAAGAAGCGATTGCAAGTAATAGAGCAAAGTATTCAAAATCAAcaattaaagaagaagaagaagaagaagaagaagaagaagaggaagaagaagtaaGTGCAAGTAGTACAATAAAGTATGCAAGGTCAACAACTACGGTAGAAGGAGTAAGTGCAAGTAGTACAGCAAAGTCAGTaactaaagaaaaagaagcaaacATAAGTACGATAGTATTGGAGAAACATCAAAATGAAGTTCAGGAAATATTACAGCTTAAGTCAATAAACCAGGACGAATTTGTGAATAACGACGTAGAACGATGCGTAAATCAAAATAATGAAAGCTCTGCTATTGTCTCTATGGACTTTGATAGCGGTGTTCCCTCTCATT ATTCTATTAATTCAAGTATAATGTCTTCTGTGAAGTCGGATGTAAATATTGATTGCTCTATAAACAACACCATGCGACCTGAATCATTTGTGACAGTTACTAAAGCAGAAGATAACTTGAAAATGCTTCATTTTACAAGTTCTGGATTTCCGTTTATTACAGTAATGTTTGACTCTATCGGTTTTAACTTTGAATCTCAAC AAGACGATACTTTTGAGAATAATGCATCTTTGAAAATACCGAAACCATGGATCGTCGGTAACTCTAAAGTTGGCGATGAAGAAGCTCTCTTATTTACATATGCTATAAGAGTGAATGATTGTGGAAAAGAGAAacatatttttgcaaaatctGTTTTAGTCACAGGTTCTaggaaaataatttacgaaatataCATGACACCCGTTGATGTATTAGCTGCAAAACTTCCACGGATATTAACTAAAATCACTATGCTAccagaaattttgaaaaaatttaaagatttacGCACATGTAAAGGGATAACGTCTACAGGTTTAGATACAATCCGTGCAAACACTGctctaaaaaattgtattggtACGGATTGGCGTCACGCAGACTGCTCTATATTATCTATCATGAGTGAAAGATGTAAttcatgtaaaaaatattctaataccTTGTCACAAAAGAtcagaagaatgaaaaaaagaacggTTATTAAACGAGTCACAACTTCTTTGAACCCATttgatgaaatgaaattgaagaCTATGCGagaaaaaatcaaatataaagACGCTAGGGTTAATCGAATGAAAGATAAATTGAAGCGTACCACAGACTTGATCGTAAATCAACAGAAGAAAGCATGTATGATATGTATGACAGATAGTGACTtggataaaatttcaaaaaatcaaaaattaGTTATCCAAGAAATAATTTCGGCCGCGAAAACAAAGGATCCAAAAGGCCGCCGTTATACGGATGAGTTTATAATGATGTGTATGCTAATGAATATCAAATCTCAGAGTTACTATGAATTCTTGAGGAAGAACGAGATTATTCCATTGCCTTGTGCAAGGACCATTCGAGATTATATGTCTCAAATGGGTACAAAGCGTGgatttgacgaaaaatttgttaaactgTTAAAAGAATCACAGTGTCCCGACCCTTGA